A single Muntiacus reevesi chromosome 9, mMunRee1.1, whole genome shotgun sequence DNA region contains:
- the LOC136174307 gene encoding olfactory receptor 4C3D-like, whose protein sequence is MDVLRPPNKVTEFVLLGLTQNPHLQKILFVVFLFIFLFTVLANLLIVITISLSPTLSAPMYFFLTYLALLDASFTSVSTPKMITDLLFQRRTISWGGCQTQLFLEHFLGGSEIIVLMAMAYDRYVAICKPLHYTAIMRQGLCQLLVVVAWVGGVLHASVQILFTMDLTFCGPNVIDHFMCDCFSLLALACSDTYRLGVAVAANSGGMCLLIFVILVTSYIAILSSLKSHGSEGRRRALSTCGSHFTVVVLFFGPCIFTYIRPVATYPVDKWVTVFFVILCPMLNPIIYTVRNTEVKKAMRNLLKRRVT, encoded by the coding sequence ATGGATGTCCTCAGGCCTCCCAACAAGGTGACTGAATTTGTTCTCTtgggactcacacagaatccacaCCTGCAAAAAATACTCTTTGTtgtctttctgttcattttcctgTTTACTGTGCTGGCCAACCTGCTCATCgtcatcaccatctccctcagCCCCACACTTTCGgctcccatgtacttctttctcacttacttggCTTTATTAGATGCCTCCTTCACCTCTGTGAGCACGCCCAAAATGATCACTGACCTGCTGTTTCAGAGGAGAACCATCTCCTGGGGGGGCTGCCAGACTCAGCTCTTTTTGGAGCACTTCCTGGGAGGATCAGAGATCATCGTCCTCATGGCCATGGCCtacgaccgctacgtggccatctgcaagcctctgcaCTACACAGCCATCATGCGACAGGGGCTCTGCCAGCTCCTGGTGGTGGTGGCCTGGGTCGGGGGGGTCCTGCATGCCTCAGTCCAGATCCTTTTCACCATGGACTTGACCTTCTGTGGTCCCAACGTCATCGACCACTTCATGTGTGATTGCTTCTCGCTGTTGGCGCTTGCCTGCAGCGACACCTACAGGCTGGGAGTGGCGGTGGCGGCCAACAGCGGGGGCATGTGCTTGCTCATTTTTGTCATCCTGGTCACCTCCTACATAGCCATCCTGAGCTCCCTGAAATCCCATGGCTCTGAAGGACGGCGCAGAGCCCTCTCTACATGTGGCTCCCACTTTACAGTAGTGGTTCTCTTTTTTGGTCCTTGTATATTCACCTACATACGTCCTGTGGCCACTTACCCTGTGGACAAGTGGGTGACTGTGTTCTTTGTAATCCTCTGTCCCATGTTAAATCCTATCATTTACACAGTGAGAAACACAGAAGTGAAAAAAGCTATGAGGAATCTGTTGAAGAGAAGAGTCACTTAG